One Paenibacillus riograndensis SBR5 DNA segment encodes these proteins:
- a CDS encoding GerAB/ArcD/ProY family transporter, with protein sequence MQKISAYQLFTITFIFQLGTTIIFGFGGTAGREAWIAELISCSLGVILILIYTALMRMNPGLSLVEWFPAQLGRWIGTPIAFLYPLLFLYTVGRVVADIRDMVSTTILNNTPLLLITGLFVIIIAYCVYGGALIIARLGEIFFPIVILIFSIEIILLFSSGVMHIRNIQPVMEHGFGPIWNVVYPAGITQPFGETLALAMIWPLSKTPSKVMKITVLSTLLSGIMIACLDIFVISVFGGVFSRFLYPLYTLLSLISVGKFIENLQMFGVLYFLMTALLKGAIYMYAALKGVQQLTKLKSYHTLMIPGCIIAWLLGMTMSRNIAEHIYYHHFKILVPYVWVPLFIILPTVLLLVAWFRQFKK encoded by the coding sequence GTGCAAAAAATTTCTGCCTATCAGTTATTTACCATAACCTTTATTTTCCAGTTGGGGACTACGATTATTTTTGGCTTTGGGGGTACGGCCGGCCGGGAGGCGTGGATCGCCGAACTGATTTCCTGTTCTCTGGGGGTAATCCTTATTCTGATCTATACCGCTTTAATGCGGATGAATCCGGGGCTATCTCTTGTGGAGTGGTTTCCTGCACAATTGGGCCGCTGGATCGGCACACCCATAGCATTTTTATACCCTCTATTGTTTCTGTATACTGTAGGACGTGTTGTTGCGGATATTAGAGATATGGTTTCAACAACCATTTTAAACAACACACCGCTGCTCCTGATCACAGGGCTGTTTGTCATCATCATCGCCTATTGCGTTTATGGCGGCGCTCTGATCATTGCCCGGCTGGGAGAAATATTTTTCCCCATTGTTATCCTCATCTTTAGTATTGAGATTATCCTGCTTTTCAGCTCCGGGGTCATGCATATCAGGAATATACAGCCGGTGATGGAACACGGATTTGGCCCTATCTGGAACGTAGTCTATCCAGCCGGTATCACTCAACCCTTTGGAGAGACGCTGGCTCTTGCCATGATCTGGCCTCTATCCAAAACCCCCTCAAAAGTGATGAAGATAACGGTTCTCTCCACTTTGCTGTCAGGAATCATGATAGCCTGTCTAGATATATTTGTGATTTCCGTTTTTGGGGGCGTCTTTTCGCGTTTCCTGTATCCCCTCTACACCTTATTGAGTTTAATCAGTGTCGGAAAGTTTATTGAAAACCTGCAGATGTTCGGAGTGCTTTATTTTTTAATGACGGCATTATTGAAAGGTGCCATTTATATGTATGCCGCGCTGAAAGGGGTCCAGCAATTGACGAAGTTGAAGAGCTACCATACACTAATGATCCCCGGATGCATCATCGCATGGCTGCTGGGAATGACAATGTCGCGAAACATCGCTGAACACATTTATTATCATCATTTTAAAATACTGGTTCCCTATGTGTGGGTCCCCTTGTTTATTATCCTGCCAACGGTCCTGCTTCTGGTTGCCTGGTTCCGGCAATTCAAGAAATGA
- a CDS encoding Ger(x)C family spore germination protein produces MNKKRIVSSCLLLSLIFTSGCWDSTEVNELAIELAWGIDKGQDGDVMISAQVIVPSKISGGQSGGKPGGGKEKPFFVVTSSGMNTLDAVQQMQTKLSRRVFRGHRRVIIIGESLARHGIKDVLDTYTRDPNLKLRTDLFVVKGSTAREFLNISYPLETIPGLGALGEYDQIGTLMEMGFINFLVSASSKGSSPTVPVLVSGLNSDLSQEGEDQDQSEKVDAEGFRIAGSGIFDQDLKLVGFLDVTEARALRWITGKLQKLTITTQIPDQTGNASMEVINPGSKIQPVIRGNQIKIFVTLTGKGDIRENNTRLDLTQTGNVNLLQDTFNKHIEESVLRTITKVQKKYGTDVFGFGDDIHNKIPSQWKSLKNKWDQEFSKAEIFVKADLKVRRVGVTGPSVHLMDDEIKR; encoded by the coding sequence ATGAATAAAAAACGGATCGTTTCTTCCTGCCTGCTCCTCTCACTTATATTTACTTCAGGCTGCTGGGACAGTACAGAGGTAAACGAGCTTGCTATTGAACTTGCCTGGGGGATCGATAAAGGGCAGGACGGTGATGTAATGATTAGCGCGCAGGTCATTGTCCCGTCAAAAATCAGCGGTGGACAAAGCGGCGGTAAACCAGGAGGAGGGAAGGAGAAACCTTTTTTTGTCGTAACCAGCTCCGGCATGAACACGCTGGATGCTGTGCAGCAGATGCAGACCAAACTTTCCCGGAGGGTATTCCGCGGTCACCGGCGGGTCATTATAATTGGAGAGTCATTGGCCAGACACGGAATTAAGGATGTACTAGATACCTATACCCGGGATCCGAACCTCAAACTGCGGACCGATCTGTTTGTTGTCAAGGGAAGTACGGCGAGGGAGTTTTTGAACATATCGTATCCGCTGGAAACTATACCTGGTCTCGGGGCTTTAGGGGAATATGACCAGATCGGAACGCTAATGGAGATGGGGTTTATAAATTTTCTGGTATCAGCAAGCAGCAAAGGAAGCAGTCCGACCGTCCCTGTCCTGGTAAGCGGCTTGAACTCGGATTTATCACAGGAAGGAGAGGACCAGGATCAATCCGAAAAAGTGGATGCAGAAGGCTTCCGTATTGCAGGATCAGGGATTTTTGATCAGGACCTGAAATTGGTGGGATTCCTGGATGTAACAGAAGCACGGGCTTTGCGATGGATAACCGGAAAATTGCAGAAGCTGACCATTACCACCCAAATACCGGATCAAACAGGAAACGCCAGTATGGAGGTGATTAATCCGGGCAGCAAGATTCAGCCTGTAATCCGCGGAAACCAGATAAAAATCTTTGTCACGTTAACGGGGAAAGGAGACATCCGTGAAAACAATACACGTCTGGACCTGACACAAACGGGCAATGTAAACCTGCTGCAGGACACATTCAACAAACATATTGAAGAATCGGTTCTTCGAACCATTACCAAAGTGCAAAAAAAGTATGGGACAGATGTCTTTGGATTCGGGGATGACATTCACAATAAAATTCCATCACAGTGGAAATCCTTGAAGAATAAATGGGATCAGGAGTTTTCGAAAGCTGAAATATTTGTAAAAGCAGATTTGAAGGTCCGGCGGGTAGGTGTAACAGGGCCATCGGTGCATTTAATGGATGACGAAATAAAACGGTGA
- a CDS encoding spore germination protein: protein MRFTEWSTDLAMNEQTLREIFQDCSDIVFRTFNVDPRVLLVYIDGLTDTQNLEKVVLQPILSDKNTDGLNHAYTPGEIIEQQLVAIAKVQTVSALHEVTDGILKANIAILVEGEKQVLLAGLKKSEKRGIEEPEAEVSVRGPRDGFTETLRTNTSLIRRRIRSVELKMESVTVGQFSQTEVVIAYIHGVASDTVLEEVRNRIRQIEIDGVMESDFIEEFIEDVPWSPFPQIQNTERPDVVSAGLLEGKIAIMVDNTPFVLIVPMNFWTGLQAAEDYYERSIYNTFIRLIRYSLVNMSLLLPSLYVALSTFHQQLIPTNLLISIADSREGVPFPTFVETLLMEFMFEGLREAGIRLPKAIGSAVSIVGALVIGQAAVQAGIVSAPVVIVVAVTGISSFAIPRYNFGTAYRMLRFPMLILAGVLGLYGVICGLFIMIIHLLGLNSFGVPYMSPVAPQALRGLKDVFVRAPRWSMNVRPAYLSGANRRRIPKGQQPNPNRKRGDR, encoded by the coding sequence ATGCGTTTTACCGAATGGAGCACTGACCTCGCAATGAACGAACAGACACTTAGAGAAATTTTTCAGGATTGTTCCGATATCGTATTTCGGACATTCAACGTCGATCCGAGAGTCCTTTTGGTTTACATAGACGGATTGACCGATACACAAAACCTGGAAAAGGTTGTGCTGCAACCCATCCTGTCTGATAAGAACACTGACGGGTTGAACCACGCTTACACGCCGGGAGAAATCATTGAGCAGCAGCTTGTAGCCATTGCAAAGGTTCAGACGGTTTCTGCGCTTCATGAGGTGACCGATGGAATATTGAAGGCGAATATCGCCATATTGGTTGAAGGAGAAAAGCAGGTTTTACTTGCGGGTCTCAAAAAGTCTGAGAAACGCGGGATTGAAGAACCGGAGGCTGAGGTTTCTGTCCGTGGACCGAGAGACGGCTTCACAGAAACCTTACGAACCAACACCAGCCTGATCCGCAGACGAATCCGCAGTGTGGAGCTGAAAATGGAATCCGTTACAGTGGGTCAATTCTCTCAGACGGAAGTCGTAATTGCTTATATTCATGGAGTTGCCTCGGATACCGTCCTGGAGGAAGTGCGTAATCGAATCAGGCAAATCGAGATTGACGGAGTCATGGAATCGGATTTTATTGAAGAATTTATCGAAGATGTCCCTTGGTCTCCATTTCCGCAAATTCAAAATACCGAACGCCCTGACGTCGTGAGCGCAGGTCTGCTGGAGGGCAAAATTGCGATTATGGTAGATAATACTCCATTTGTGCTGATCGTTCCGATGAATTTTTGGACTGGATTACAGGCGGCAGAAGACTATTACGAACGGTCAATCTATAATACCTTTATTCGATTGATCCGCTATTCCCTGGTCAACATGTCATTGCTGCTGCCGTCTTTGTATGTTGCACTTTCAACCTTCCATCAACAGCTCATTCCAACCAACCTGCTCATCAGTATTGCCGATTCCAGGGAAGGCGTCCCGTTTCCAACCTTTGTTGAAACCTTATTGATGGAGTTTATGTTTGAGGGGCTCCGTGAAGCGGGGATTCGTTTACCCAAGGCCATTGGTTCAGCTGTCAGTATTGTCGGGGCGCTTGTCATTGGACAAGCTGCTGTGCAAGCGGGTATCGTATCTGCTCCTGTGGTGATTGTGGTAGCCGTAACGGGGATTTCCTCATTTGCTATTCCGCGATACAATTTTGGGACTGCGTACCGGATGCTCCGGTTTCCTATGCTGATTTTGGCGGGGGTGCTGGGTTTATACGGTGTAATCTGCGGATTATTCATTATGATCATACATCTTCTGGGTCTAAATTCATTTGGAGTTCCGTATATGAGCCCGGTCGCTCCACAAGCCCTCCGGGGCTTGAAGGATGTATTTGTCCGCGCACCCCGATGGAGCATGAATGTGCGTCCGGCATACCTCTCCGGGGCAAACAGAAGGCGCATCCCCAAAGGCCAGCAGCCCAATCCGAATCGAAAGAGGGGAGACAGATGA
- a CDS encoding pentapeptide repeat-containing protein — MYQYNDREFVDVRFDGHDLRYGELIRCTFTNCTFMNTSMEEIDTSHCRFIECDFKGAALNASIHTESAFENCKFSGANLFVTKFISCKMTGSDFSGAQIDGITLSQGDWSYTNLRYAKLGKQDLRGVRFHEADLSESDLTKADLRDCDLTRVSLSKAKLKGADLRGAKLDGMNLKALDVTGVRMDMEQAVLFLRSYGAKID, encoded by the coding sequence ATGTATCAGTACAACGACCGGGAATTTGTGGATGTCCGATTTGACGGGCATGATTTACGTTATGGGGAGCTGATCCGCTGCACGTTTACAAACTGCACGTTCATGAATACCTCAATGGAAGAAATCGATACCAGCCATTGCCGTTTCATAGAATGTGATTTTAAAGGCGCTGCCCTGAACGCTTCTATCCATACTGAATCCGCGTTCGAAAATTGTAAATTCAGCGGTGCCAATCTCTTCGTCACCAAATTTATCTCCTGCAAAATGACCGGCTCGGACTTCTCGGGCGCTCAGATAGACGGCATTACGCTAAGCCAGGGCGACTGGTCGTATACGAATCTGCGGTATGCCAAGCTCGGAAAGCAGGATTTGCGCGGGGTCCGTTTCCATGAAGCTGATCTTTCGGAGAGTGATCTGACAAAGGCTGATCTGCGGGACTGTGATTTGACGCGGGTATCGCTGAGCAAGGCCAAGCTGAAGGGGGCCGATCTGCGGGGAGCCAAGCTGGATGGGATGAATTTGAAAGCTCTGGATGTTACCGGCGTCCGGATGGATATGGAGCAGGCTGTCCTGTTCCTGCGCTCTTATGGAGCGAAAATAGATTGA
- a CDS encoding DUF2812 domain-containing protein: MRKFKFFLNFDQEEKWLNHMARQGWEFVGKSICYHFQKAEPEDAVIKMDYRPFSRKADFEDYRALFEDSGWKHIQGSKSSGYQYFRKVSGQGSEDIFSDADSKAGRYKRLSKMWLSISVAYFPVCVALGTTGTFKPSALLNPEAFYLTPGLWEKTGSSFWRAFLFETPFALFRGLGIYLLPTVIILYLFFFFKANRLYKKIQGGNLIR, encoded by the coding sequence ATGCGGAAATTTAAGTTCTTTTTGAATTTTGACCAAGAAGAGAAATGGCTGAATCATATGGCCAGACAGGGCTGGGAATTTGTGGGGAAGTCTATCTGCTACCATTTTCAAAAGGCTGAACCAGAGGATGCTGTCATTAAAATGGATTACCGTCCTTTTTCCAGAAAAGCGGATTTCGAGGATTACCGGGCCCTCTTTGAGGACAGCGGCTGGAAGCATATCCAGGGCTCGAAGTCTTCGGGGTATCAATACTTCAGGAAGGTGAGCGGTCAGGGGAGCGAGGATATTTTTTCGGATGCCGATTCCAAAGCCGGGCGGTATAAACGTCTGTCAAAGATGTGGCTCTCGATTTCGGTGGCCTATTTTCCTGTCTGTGTAGCGCTGGGGACAACAGGCACTTTTAAGCCGTCCGCTCTGCTGAATCCTGAAGCCTTCTATTTGACACCCGGGTTATGGGAGAAGACAGGCAGTTCGTTTTGGCGGGCCTTTCTGTTCGAAACACCGTTTGCCCTTTTCAGGGGATTGGGCATATACCTCCTGCCCACGGTAATTATTCTTTATCTATTCTTCTTCTTCAAAGCAAACCGGCTATATAAAAAAATTCAGGGGGGAAACCTCATCCGATAA
- a CDS encoding PadR family transcriptional regulator, whose translation MGRDKHLPLTETVYYILLALHEPAHGYLILQKVEELSGGQVRMAAGTLYGAIENLIKLRFIEPVGSVDSRRKVYVITEAGRAVLSLDFERMNHMIETTRRIWISDGRERNAEI comes from the coding sequence ATGGGGAGAGACAAACATCTGCCGCTGACGGAAACGGTATATTATATCCTGCTTGCTCTGCATGAGCCGGCCCACGGCTATTTGATCCTTCAGAAGGTAGAGGAGCTGAGCGGAGGGCAGGTGCGAATGGCAGCGGGAACGCTGTATGGCGCGATAGAGAATCTGATTAAGCTGAGGTTCATTGAACCTGTTGGCAGTGTCGACAGCCGCCGCAAGGTCTATGTTATTACGGAAGCAGGAAGAGCGGTTCTAAGCCTTGACTTCGAACGGATGAACCATATGATCGAAACGACACGGAGAATCTGGATCTCAGACGGGAGGGAACGTAATGCGGAAATTTAA